The Eleginops maclovinus isolate JMC-PN-2008 ecotype Puerto Natales chromosome 18, JC_Emac_rtc_rv5, whole genome shotgun sequence genome segment TGGCTTGAGGGATTTCATGTTGGATGTAAGGCCGCTCAATGTCTCTAGTAATGAAATGTTTACAAACTTTTATGAGTCATTATTTAGTTGTAAGTTCAAGCAGTCAAAGACTTCATCAAGAAATCAGATAGAATGTACTGGAAATGAAGATTTGAGTGAAGTGCAAAACAGCTTTACCGATATGTCTCTGATGCCCATCTTTAACAATGTCTATAAAGGAGTGTACGCTGCGGCCCACGCACTTCATTTTATTCTCAGCTGTAACAAAACATGTAACACCAAGGTGCAGCTAGATCCATTTACGGTGAGTTGAACACAAATGTTCTTGTagtttttacattaaatcacatcaacaagaaacatgtttaaaattaTGAACAATAAATTGATGATGTTTATAATGCTGTTGAAACACTtggacaacaacacatttttcagatgTTCTGCATTGatggatatttgtttttagatCTTACAGCACATAAAAACtattcagtttaaaacaaaggaaggagaagaggtCTACTTCAATGAAAATGGAGACCCAGCAGCAAAGTATGAAATTATAAATTGGAAGCCAAGAGAAAATGACATTGCAGAATTTGTCACAGTTGGTCTTTATGATGCATCTTTACCTGCAAACAAACAGCTCAATCTGCAAAATGAGTCTATAACTTGGACACAGAACTTACAACAGGTAAAATACCGTCATTGATAACTACAGACTATTTGAATCATTAGCAATGTAAAAGTCATGCCCATCATAATGTATGGTTTTTATGCATCACAATTATTAATAAAGATATTCAAAGGCAACCTCAAAGTGAGGgcccattttcttttctcatagTGCATTTTGTCCCACAGGTACCTTTGTCAATTTGCAGTGAAAAATGTCTTCCAGGAACTCGAAAGGTTCTACAAAAAGGAAAGCCTGTCTGCTGCTATGACTGTATCAGATGTGCGGAGGGAGAAATGAGCAACAGTACAGGTGGAGTATCATAAGTGCAAGACAACAAATGTATTGTTCATTTCTTGAAATTGCAGTGCattttttatgtgattttgaAAACATGCAGTACtttaagaaagacaaaaaacaatatcattaaatcaaattcattgcaaaaaaatatgttaCGAATGCAGATACTGAGACAGAATTTGAATTTAGCTACATAAATATATGGAAAAGTCTCACAATGTTTCTACTTCAAGTGTATCTATGAttaatcatttcattatttatagaaatTAATAGAAATCCCTAGGGGGGAACTTGTGctcatacaaataaacaaaacatttaaaataatttctatATTAATTGTATGCTGTACTTTCTTGTATGCTTAGAAAAGATGCAACGTAGGGACAAAGGAAAAATCAAAAGAAATAATTTTACATAATCAGGtattttacatgctttaaacatttttcagattCTGTCACCTGTGTGCGGTGTCACCCTGAGTTCTGGTCAAATGAAAGAAGAGATGCCTGTGTAAAGAAGGAGGCAGAGTTTCTGTCATATGTAGAGATTATGGGAGCACTGCTCACGGCAGCATCCTTATTTGGAACATGCATCACAGCTGTTGTGGCATTCATTTTCTTCAGATACAGGAAAACTCCCATTGTCAGGGCCAACAACTCTGAGCTGagcttcctgctgctcttctccttgactctgtgtttcctgtgttctcTGACCTTCATCGGCCGGCCCTCTGAGTTGTCCTGCATGCTGCGACACACAGCATTCGGCATCACCTTTGTCCTCTGTATCTCTTGTGTTCTGGGGAAAACTATAGTGGTGTTAATGGCCTTCAGGGCTACACTTCCAGGCAGTAATGTGATGAAGTGGTTTGGGCCTGCACAGCAGAGACTAACTGTTCTGGGTTTCACTCTGATACAAGTAATGATTTGTATCCTCTGGTTATCAActtctcctccttttccatTTAAGAATTTTAcagaattaaaacacaaaataatcttAGAGTGTGCTCTGGGCTCAGCTGTGGGCTTTTGGTCTGTACTTGGGTACATAGGACTACTCGCcatattatgttttattcttgctTTTCTGGCTCGGAAACTGCCGGATAATTTCAATGAAGCCAAATTTATCAcctttagcatgctaatattcTGCGCAGTATGGCTCACTTTTATCCCAGCGTATGTAAGCTCACCTGGAAAGTTTAGTGTTGCTGTAGAGATATTTGCTATTCTGTCCTCCAGTTTTGGACTgctcatttgtattttcatcccaaaatgttatattatattactgaaaccagagaagaatacaaagaaatatataatgGGAAAGGGAGCCCTAAAATAATTACGAAACtctaaaattatatttatttcattttatccaactgtgaattatttttcagTGTAACGTAGCATATTGAAATGACtcctttaataaaacacaatgtacCATCACTTCAACCAATATGTATATatggtaataaaaaaagaatacaattaTATGCACACCCAAAATATCAAACTCATTGGTGATTTCAAATTCATTGCACAAAAttgttattcaaataaaacaatctaCATTTTCCTGCATAAAACATCTTTTGACTTATCTTAATGTCTTCTTGTGTCCTGAGACTTAATTTAAAGCAGGAAAACTCTCTACTTGTTGTTGATGGTGTATAAAGGGGTGTCGTGGCCTGTCAAGCAGATTGGCCTGACCTGAAGAGCATAGCACCGCCATGTCATTACTGAGGCTGCTCCTTTTGGTTCTGCTAATGGGGAAGGGAGACTCTGTGTGCCGACTGCAAGGCTCAGCACAACCGCCTGAGCTGTTCCAAGATGGCAACCTTGTTATAGGAGGCATTTTTTCATTTCGCACAATGCAGGATTATGTAATTAACACATTTCAGACAATCCCAGGAGTACGGGAATGTAAAAAGTACGTATTTTTAGGCATATTTTTAATGGCTTATATCtgtgtattacattttatttgacacttaacacaaatgttttatatcgTTTTATCTTTCACAACAACCAAGCTTCAATATAAGAGAATTCAAATTTTCTCAAGCATTGATTTTTGCTATAAATGAGATCAACAAAAATCCTGTGATGCTCCCTAATGTTAAACTTGGCTACAGTATCTATGATAACTGTGGAACCATGGATATACTGAGAGCTTCACTGGCACTGGTGAGTGGACTAAACAAAGAAGTCAGTGACGACAACTGCACCAAAGCTCAAACGGTGCAAGCTATCCTAGGGCATTCAGGATCAGAACCAACTATTGCATTTACAAAAGTTGTTGGAAGGTTTCACATACCTGTGGTAAGTAAAAGATAGGCAATCAAAGTTagtgtgaagtgttttttaacAACGTGTTAAGTGCCTTTGAGACAGATATCCAtcttttattgatgttttgaaaaTTGTTAGGATATATCTGAACTACAAACATGCAAGTATGCTGATTGTTTGCTCTGTCACTGCCATTAAGATATTTGTCTATTTTACTGCAGATCAGCCATTTTGCCACCTGTGACTGTTTGAGCAACAGAAAAGAGTATCCCACTTTTTTCAGAACAATTCCAAGTGACTACTACCAGAGCAGAGCACTGGCAAAGCTGGTCCAGCACTTTGGATGGACCTGGATTGGTGCTCTTGCTGTTGATAATACATATGGCCTGAAGGGCATGGCTTTATTTATCAAAGCTGCACAAGAATATGGAGTGTGCATTGAGTATTCTGAAGCATTTTCATCATCGGGTCCACCTGAGAgcttacaaaaaataatagAGATCATTAAGCATGCCACTTGCAAAGTGATCATGGCTTTTATGTCTCACAGGGAAATTAAGTTGCTGGCGACTGAGATGTACAGACAAAACATTACAGGACTGCAGCTGGTTGGCAGTGACGCCTGGATCACAGATAACTCTCTGACCGACAGCGAGGGTCGCAGCATCCTTGTGGGCTCACTGGGCTTCGTTGTGAGCAAAGCTCAGATCCCGGGGCTGGAGGATCACCTGAGGAAGATCCATCCCTCACAGTTTCCTGACAGTCAGTTTGTCAGAGATTTCTGGGAAAATGTGTTCAACTGCGCCCTGAATGactcttcaaacacacaaaataaaaagccatgCAGTGGCTTTGAGAGCTTGCAGAATGTTGAATCATACTTCACAGATGTTTCTGAACTGAGATTCACTTATAATGTATACAAGTCAGTTTATGCAGTGGCTCATGCTCTTGACAACCTGATCAAATGTGAGGATGGTAAAGGGCCTTTTTTGAATGGGACTTGTGCTGACACCAAACACATTAAACCATGGCAGGTAAGGAATCATTATTAGAATATGACAATGCAGCTGtatttcatttgacatttaataTTTGCATAATTTTCTTACTAGGTACTGCAATATCTGAACACTGTCAATTTCACTACAGAGGAAGGGGAAAGAGTTTACTTTGACAGTAATGGAGACTCTCCAGCACGATATGAACTTGTTAACTTACAAATGTCAGACAAGGGAACCATGGAAGGAATAACTGTTGGCATTTATGATGCTTCTCTTCCAGAAGGTCATCAATTTATAAAGAATAACATCCCAGTTGTCTGGGGAAATTCACAGACCAAGGTAAAGCAGATGCTTGTGTTTGCTTACTGTATACTGATTTACTGAAAAACCTTGCCAGGTATGTTTAAGATTTCAACACAATTATGTTTATGCGTGTAGGAGATTCCTGTGTCAGTCTGCAGTGAGAGCTGTCATCCTGGAACTCGTAAGGTCCTCCAAAAAGGAATTCCAGTCTGTTGTTATAATTGCATAGACTGTCCAGCAGGCGAGATCAGTTATACAATGggtaaataaacaatatatcaGTATTTCATTCGCTATTTGAAAtgcaatacaatatatattacaTCATAGCTTAAAgcaagacaaataaataaaggtagaAGCATTTTGTGCCAGTGAAAACCATTACATAAATGTAAGGCTTCATTCCTCTATGTACTTTGTTTTGCAGATTCAATACACTGTATGAAATGCCCACCAGA includes the following:
- the LOC134880226 gene encoding LOW QUALITY PROTEIN: extracellular calcium-sensing receptor-like (The sequence of the model RefSeq protein was modified relative to this genomic sequence to represent the inferred CDS: deleted 1 base in 1 codon) yields the protein MFKDGDIMLGGIFSLHSSWKNRRDTYMDKPLPLQCTSLNFRGFQFAQAMLFAIEEINNSTDLLPGISLGYRIYDSCGSIAKSVRVALAFANGNEDVSQLSEAPCTRPAQVQAILGESSSSPCMAMATAIGPFYIPIISHFATCACLSDKTKYPSFLRTIPSDYYQSRALAQLVKHFGWTWVGAIRTNDDYGNNGMATFTETAEQLDICLEYSVSFFRTDPPDKIQKIVDIIKASTSKVIVGFLSHIDLEVILHEFSRHNLTGYQWVGSEGWIFDSQIAAMDRHHILDGAIGLSIPKAHVSGLRDFMLDVRPLNVSSNEMFTNFYESLFSCKFKQSKTSSRNQIECTGNEDLSEVQNSFTDMSLMPIFNNVYKGVYAAAHALHFILSCNKTCNTKVQLDPFTILQHIKTIQFKTKEGEEVYFNENGDPAAKYEIINWKPRENDIAEFVTVGLYDASLPANKQLNLQNESITWTQNLQQVPLSICSEKCLPGTRKVLQKGKPVCCYDCIRCAEGEMSNSTDSVTCVRCHPEFWSNERRDACVKKEAEFLSYVEIMGALLTAASLFGTCITAVVAFIFFRYRKTPIVRANNSELSFLLLFSLTLCFLCSLTFIGRPSELSCMLRHTAFGITFVLCISCVLGKTIVVLMAFRATLPGSNVMKWFGPAQQRLTVLGFTLIQVMICILWLSTSPPFPFKNFTELKHKIILECALGSAVGFWSVLGYIGLLAILCFILAFLARKLPDNFNEAKFITFSMLIFCAVWLTFIPAYVSSPGKFSVAVEIFAILSSSFGLLICIFIPKCYIILLKPEKNTKKYIMGKGALK
- the LOC134880473 gene encoding extracellular calcium-sensing receptor-like: MSLLRLLLLVLLMGKGDSVCRLQGSAQPPELFQDGNLVIGGIFSFRTMQDYVINTFQTIPGVRECKNFNIREFKFSQALIFAINEINKNPVMLPNVKLGYSIYDNCGTMDILRASLALVSGLNKEVSDDNCTKAQTVQAILGHSGSEPTIAFTKVVGRFHIPVISHFATCDCLSNRKEYPTFFRTIPSDYYQSRALAKLVQHFGWTWIGALAVDNTYGLKGMALFIKAAQEYGVCIEYSEAFSSSGPPESLQKIIEIIKHATCKVIMAFMSHREIKLLATEMYRQNITGLQLVGSDAWITDNSLTDSEGRSILVGSLGFVVSKAQIPGLEDHLRKIHPSQFPDSQFVRDFWENVFNCALNDSSNTQNKKPCSGFESLQNVESYFTDVSELRFTYNVYKSVYAVAHALDNLIKCEDGKGPFLNGTCADTKHIKPWQVLQYLNTVNFTTEEGERVYFDSNGDSPARYELVNLQMSDKGTMEGITVGIYDASLPEGHQFIKNNIPVVWGNSQTKEIPVSVCSESCHPGTRKVLQKGIPVCCYNCIDCPAGEISYTMDSIHCMKCPPEYWSNKQRDACILKEIEFLSYDEILGSLLALFSLLGIFLTVITTLVFYCHKETPVVRANNSELSFLLLFSLTLCFLCSLTFIGRPSEWSCMLRHTAFGITFVLCISCVLGKTIVVLMAFRATLPGNNVMKWFGPAQQRLTVLGFTILQVIICILWLTINPPFPFENMNHYKDKIILECALGSAVGFWAVLGYIGLLAVLCFVLAFLARKLPDHFNEAKFITFSMLIFCAVWITFIPAYVSSPGKFTVAVEIFAILASSYGLLFCIFMPKCYIVLFRPAHNTKKHIMARTAGNDIRL